The proteins below are encoded in one region of Neodiprion virginianus isolate iyNeoVirg1 chromosome 7, iyNeoVirg1.1, whole genome shotgun sequence:
- the LOC124308541 gene encoding uncharacterized protein LOC124308541 — MNYFLLTFACLFIASEVVLARPGDFHVAVRETCFAETGMEYESEDAAYFANPKVKSYLRCFFEGKHLFRENGDFDTAGFLVLIDNDDTVRAGAKPLAEKCVKEHSKIEDRREMSYEVMKCFFEGYPAIFPQMGIFEPPHGW, encoded by the exons ATGAACTACTTTCTTCTAACGTTCGCCTGCTTGTTTATCGCGAGTGAG gttGTCCTTGCAAGACCGGGTGACTTTCATGTAGCAGTCAGGGAGACGTGCTTCGCCGAAACTGGCATGGAATATG AGTCAGAAGACGCGGCCTATTTTGCAAATCCAAAGGTGAAGAGCTACCTGAGATGTTTCTTCGAGGGCAAACACTTG TTCCGTGAAAACGGTGATTTCGACACTGCCGGGTTCCTTGTGCTGATCGACAACGACGACACGGTTCGCGCCGGGGCAAAACCATTGGCGGAGAAATGCGTGAAAGAGCACTCGAAAATTGAGGATAGACGCGAAATGTCGTACGAAGTGATGAAGTGCTTCTTCGAAGGATATCCAGCG ATCTTCCCGCAGATGGGAATATTCGAGCCTCCTCATGGTTGGTAA